The Thermotoga caldifontis AZM44c09 genomic interval CTCTCTGCCCGGCAAGCTGTTCTTGATGGCTTCCGCGTGTTCCTGTGACAGTCTCTCGAGTTGAGAAGAGAGGAATTTGACCTTCTCTATCAGAGATTCGACCCTGGTCCCGAGGTCTTCCAGAGAACAGGTGAGGGCCTTTTGAAGAGCTTTCGTTACGAAGATGCACTTTTGAAAGTGTTTGAGAGCCCTTGCACCTGCGACGAAGTAGACCCTCGTCAAAGTGCCCTTCACTTTCTCCCAGTCGATGATCTTGATGATCCCAATTTGACCAGTATTTTGGACGTGAAACCCTCCACAGGCGGCTGTATCGAAGTCCCCAATTTTAACGATCCTGACGTTCTGTCCAACCTTTTCACTTATAGATTTTCTCAGATTCATTCGCTCGGCTTCATCCTTGTCAACGATGAGGATTTCTACGTTCAGATGGCTTCTGACGATTTTGTTTGCCAGATCTTCCACATCTTCTATGGTCCTTTCGGTGAGAATCGGTGAGTCGATATCTATCGTTGATGATTCTTCACCCATATGGAAGCTCAAAGTTTGTGCCTGCGCTATTTTCAAGAATGCTGCCGAAAGGATGTGCTGTGCGGAATGCTGCACCGCGATATCTTCGCGCCGGGTCAAATCGATCTGGAAATCGTACTCTCCGATCTCGATGGGTCTGTCTATCTTGTGGTGAATTTCGCCACCACTTTCTTTCACAAAGAGCACCCTTGCGGGTCCTATAGTACCGCGATCGCCCAGTTGACCGCCTTTACCGTCTGGATAGAAAGGGCTTTCATCGCTCACGGCAAAAAAATCTTTGCCTTCTTCATACAGTCTCTTAATTTTGATCACACGCTCTCACCCCATCGGTAATATTAGAATCGTGCTCGGGAGGAAACGTCGTGGTCGTCTTTTCAATCATCTTTTCATTAGCTTTGATAATGGTGGTACAGCGGTTGGCCAAAATCTTGCTCTTATCTATGATATCAGGTTTTGGCTTTTTCGTATTCATGAACGGTGCTGTGAGAACTGCACCAATCAAATTGTTGTTTGCTGCTCTTCAGGATAGATCTTTTCTAACGCTCGTTCCAGCCATCTTTTTCATATATTTCCTTGGCGAGATCATGGAAACATCTGGGGACGCTGAAAAAATGGCGCAATCTGTACAGAAATTGTTTCATGGTTCAAGGGGCGCTGTGGTCTTCATTCCGTCCGCGATTGGTCTCATGCCGATGCCAGCAGGTGCTATGTTCACAGCTCCGTTGGTGGATTACATCGGGAAAGATATGTCCAGTCTGGAAAAGCTGATGGTCAACTACTGGTTCCGGCACTGTCTGGAGTTCTTCTGGCCAGTCTATCCCGCGATGTACCTGCTCGCTGGATTGACTTCCATGAAGGTGGGAGTGATTTCCTTAAAGCTCTTCCCACTCTTCCTGGTGTCATTTCTCTTTGGCTGGCTGTACCTGAACGGTTTGAAACTGCCAAAATTCAACAGGCTCAGTCGATCGGAGTGGAAGCAACTCTGGCCTTTAATTTTGGTCCTTTCCGTTGGACTGATGATACTTCTCTTCAAAATGGAAGGCTGGCTCGCACTACTTCTGGTGAGTTCGTTGTACGCGATAGTCAGACACGAACATGTTCTGGAAGCTGTGAAGCGCACCCTGAAAAGGCTCGATGTTGTACCCGTGCTTCTGATCGTGTTCATGTTCAAACATGCTATGGTAGACTTCGGACTGGGTGAACGTGCAAGCCAGGAGCTCACAGGGTTCGGACTCAGTTCAAAGCTCGTCGCAATCGTTTTGCCCTTGCTCTCTGGTATGTCGACAGGCATAACGCATGCGGCGGTGGGCATATCGTACCCTGTGGTTGTGGGTATGGGCGGCGAAGAAATCGGACTTCTGATTTATGTGTTCTCCGTTCTTGGAGTGTTGCTCTCACCGGTACATCTGTGCCTGGTTTTGACGCTGAAATACTTCAGGGTAGATTTATCGAAAACCATTCTGAGGATGTTACCGTTGGTTCTCTTGACTGGCCTGGTGGGATATCTTCTCTACGGATGAGGTGAAGCGCATGGCTAAGTTCATCGGGAAACTTTTCCCCCCCGAGTCACCTTTGAAGCTGCTGTACGATCACGCGAAGTTAGTCGAAAAAGCTACGGAACAGATCACGGTGGCACTGGAAAAGTTTTTCCGCAACGAACCCCTGGATGAATTAGTTCAGATGGTCGACCAGCTCGAAGACGAAGCGGACGAGATAAAGATCAGGATCAGAGAGGTGTATTCGAGGTTGAAGTTTGTCTACTTCGACAGGGTTGATCTGTTGCTGATACTTCACGACCAGGATGCCGTGATCGACGCCGTGGATGACTTTGTGAAACTGCTCTTTATATACAGGTTCGATAAGCCTCTGCAGAAAGAATTGATGGATATGCTTTTCGACCTCGCCGAGAAGGTTCAGGATGCGGTCAAGTTCATGGTGGAGTCCGTTCGGGAGCTGTCTAAACTCGTCGAATCCGCTTTTTCACCAGTGGTTGCCAGCGAGGAGAACATGCTCGCACAGAGGGTCGAGTCCGATGAAAGTGGAACGGACAGATTGTCACTCGCCCTCGCCAAGAAGATCTTCTCGCTCAAAAACGTGCTCCATCCGGTGGACATCATGTACCTTGAAAAGATCACGCGGTTGCTGACCCGAGCCGCGGACCGTGCGGAGAACGTCGCCGAAAGGATTAGAATGATCGCCAGGAGCTGAGGAGTGATCGAAGTGATAGCGTTCATAGCGTTCGTCATAGGCTTCATCATGGCCTTATCCATAGGTGCGAACGACGTGGCGAATTCCATGTCCACGGCGGTAGGCGCACGAGCGATAACTGCCAGGCAAGCGGTGATGATTGCAGCGGTTCTCGAGTTCTTGGGTGCCGTGATGTTCGGGTCGCATGTGGCGACAACGATAACGAAAGGTATCGTGAAAGTTGAATTCATGAACGATCCAAAAGTGGTCCTCGCGGGTGCGCTGGCTGCTCTGCTCGGTTCCTCAGTGTGGATCTTGCTGGCGACCGTCTGGGGTATGCCCGTATCAACCACACATTCGATCGTTGGAGGTATGGCGGGTTTTGGAATAGCGAGTGCGGGTCTTCATGCGGTCAACTGGGAGAGAATGATCAGCATCGTTATCAGCTGGGTTCTGTCACCTATCGCCGGTTGGTTGCTGGCTTATGTGCTTTTTAAGATCATATCTCACACGATCCTCAGAAGGGTCCATCCCGCAAGTGCCATGAAGAAAGCGATACCAGTGATTGTTTTCGCCACATTTTTCATAGTGTGTTTGCTGTTCGGTCTCAAAACTCTGAAAGTATCGTTCGACAGGAGCTTGACTTGGTCTGTAATCATAGCGAGTATCGCAAGCGTATTCGGAGTGGTTCTGTTGCACAGGCTCAAATCGAATTCAGATGAATACGAATACGTCGAGTCAGTTTTCAAAAGATTGCAGATCATGACGAGCTGTTACGTGAGCTTTTCTCATGGTGCTAACGATGTGGCCAACGCAGTTGGTCCACTCGCTCTGGTTTACTGGATCATATCTCATGGAAACGTGGCCCAGAAAGTTCACGTACCACTCTGGTTGCTTGCGTTCGGTGGTCTCGGTATCTCCGTAGGAGCGCTCTCACTCGGCCAGCAGGTTATGAAAACAGTTGGAGAGGAAATCACCCAACTGAACAATTCTCGAGGATTTTGTATCGATTTCAGTACCGCTTCGACCGTGTTGCTCGCTTCTGTGCTTGGCCTACCTGTTTCCACCACTCACGTTGTGGTAGGTTCCGTGGTCGGTGTCGGCATGGCACGCGGTCTGGAACTCGTCAACGTTGGGGTTTTGAAGAACATCCTGATCTCGTGGTTTGCGACCGTCCCAGTGAGTGCCCTTGCTTCGGCTGGATTTTACTTTCTCATCGTCCGTTTCATTTGAAATGTCTCTTCACTCTCAGTGCTTGGATTAACCCAGCCGAGCCGAGTATTATCATCAAAGTCCTCGATAGGTTGAACTTCAATTGCAGCTTCGATAGATCGTTCAGCAAGGTCAAAGCTCCGACGATGAAGAACAGAACGCCTCCCACCATGGCGTGTGCGTATATCCTATGAGGATCGTTTCTCGACTCCAGCAAACCGAAAAGATAGACGAGCGAGAAGATGAACACACAAATGGCGAGCATAGCCTCGCTTTTGAACATGTAAAAGGACAGCAAGACCGCCACCAAATGTTCGATCAAGAGTAGTAGCTTCACAGCAGCACACCTCCTATCGTTTTCACAACCAGGGCCATGAGATAAGCAGCGAAGAAACTGTAAATCACCGCGATGATGACGTACTTCGTGCCGATTTCCGACCTGATCGTTGCGAGCGTTGCGAGGCACGGAACATACGCCATAACGAACACGATGAAACTGTAAGCTGTCAGAGGATCGAACAGATGTGACATTCGTTCCACCAGCGTTCCTGGCTCTGCACCCAAGATCATCCCGAACGTTGAGACTATGATTTCTTTCGCCGCCACACCGAAGAACAAAGCAGTTGAAGCGCGCCAGTCGAAGTTCAGCGGTTTCAGGACGTACGAGATCGCTCTACCTATTTGTGCCGCGAACGAGTTCGTCACATCGTGGGGGTCCGGAAAATACATCGTGGCCCACAGAACGATCGATGCCACGAATATGATGGTACCTGCTTTGACGAGGAAGTGTTTGCCCCTCAGCCACGTGTAGAGAGCCAAATTCTTCAGTGTAGGTAATCTGTACCTCGGAAGTTCCAGGACGAAAAAGCCACGCTGACCTTTGAATATGATCCTGTTAAGTACGAGCGAGCTCATCATCGCCATGAATATACTCAAAAGATAGATTGAAAAAACGACCGAGCCCTGGTTTCGGGGAAAGAAGATCGAAGCTATCAAAAGGTACACGGGTAGTCTGGCGCTGCAAGATATGAACGGTACTGAGAGAACCGTCACGATCCTTTCCCTCGTATCGTATATGCCCCTCGTGGAGAGCACGGCAGGTACGGAGCAACCGAAACCGAGAAGGAAGGACATGAAGGATCTCCCTGAAAGTTTTAGAGTGTACATGATTCTGTCCATAACGAAAGCTGCTCGCGGTAGATATCCTGAATCTTCCATTACGCCGAGTAAGAAAAACAGCGCGAAGATGTTTGGAACGAAGGTGAGGACAGAACCAACGCCAGCTATGATTCCATCTGCCAGCATGGACGAGACGATGTTCTCACCGAGACGTGTTTTGATTGTTTCAGCGAGGTAGGTGAAAAACCCATCAAGCAGGTCACTCAGCGGCTGAACAGTTTCGAAAGCGAAGTTGAACGCCAGATACATGATGGCCAAAAAGATGGGTATTCCGATGAACTTGTGAGTCATGACGTGGTCTATCGCTTCGCTCAAGGAAAGTCGTTTCGACGTGGCAGCAACGGATTCTTTAATAATGAGACGTATGTGTTCATACCTCTCTTTGCTTATCTGAGTTTTCAAACTTCCGGGTGGTATGGTCAGTTCAGCTAACCTCTGGACAGTCTCCGGATCTCCTTCAAGATACTTTATCGCGAACCATCGCGAAGCAGATTCGCCGATCTGGGCCTCTATGATGCTTTTCAATTGTTGTATAGCTGCCTCAATCTCGCCACTGAAACTGAACAGAATCCTCTTCGATTCAGTGGAAGCAGTCGCGACAATCACGTCCAGCAGCTCATGGATGCCTTCTCCAGTCACGGCGCTCGTCAGCACGACGGGGACCTTCAAATGTTTAGAGAGCTCTTGCCTGTCTATGTTTATTCCACTCTTTCTGGCCTCGTCTATTGCGTTCACGACCAGAACGGCCTTCACTTCGAGTTCTATCACTTCCAGAAGCAAGTAAAGTCCCTGTTCAAGAGAGAGAGCATCGGCAACGACCGCAACCACATCAGGAGTGTTGTAAAGCAGAAAATTCCGTGCGATCCTTTCGTCCATGGAAACGGAAAGCAGACTGTACGTACCGGGCAGATCCGTCACGATCAGTTGGTGTCCTTTCCAATTTCTCACACCTTCTTTTATCTCCACCGTCACGCCGGGCCAGTTAGCGACGTACTGCCTCATACCGGTGAGAACATTGAAGAGGCTGGTCTTTCCGACGTTGGGATTGCCGCAGAGGGCAACACGAATTGTCAAGCTTCATCCCTCCTGACGAGGATTCTCCTGGCCATACCGCTTCCTATCTTGAAAACGCCTTTTTCTGTTTTTACGAGACCTTTTGACAGAACACTGACAATCTTGCCGGGCTCGATTCCCATCATCCTGAGTTTCGTCTGGAAATGCAAGCCCCCAAACAAGTGAATGATTTTCCAGGTTCCTTCGGTCACATCGGAAAGCAGTTCTATCCCGTTTTCCAGAGTCACCGTGATTCGCTTCGCTTCGTCGTTCCGCAAAGTAATCATCTTGCCCATGACCAGGTAAGTCCTTGGATCACCCAAGGGGGCGGACATGATGACCTTGATCTTGCTACCGGGCACGAAACCGATCGAAAGCAACCTGTTGCCAACCGAATCGTTGGGAACAGAAATAATCGTTGCCTCGAACCCTACGGGCACGTCCGAGAGCGACACGTCCTTCACCCCTTTCTTGTTGAGATTCATTCTCAATAATGATGATAACACCACCCCAACAGGACTTCAAGGGATTTTCTTGCCGGTAAACAGGTAAAATAAGAAACCGGAGGCCAGGTGATGGACCTTCGAAGGAAGGCGGAACTTGCCCCAAGAAAACCTGGTGTCTACATCTTCTACGGCGTGGGACGTGAATACCTTTACATAGGTAAAGCTAAGGATTTGCGCCGCAGGTTGATGACTTATTTTTCCAATTCCGCTCACACCAGAAACACAAAAGTGAAGGCCTTGTTGGAGGAAGCTGTTGATCTGGACTATTTGGTGGTTTCGAGCGAAAAAGAAGCCTTGCTGCTCGAGGCCAGTTTGATCTTTCAGCACAAACCAAAGTACAATGTGATGCTCAAAGAAAGCGAATACTATCCCTACGTTGAGATAACGAAAGATGACTTCCCGCTGGTGAGGATAGTCAGGAAAAGAACGGTCGAGGGAGAGTACTACGGACCTTACACGAACATCACGTTGTTGAGAAACCTTTTAGACTATCTGCAGCAGGTATACCAGTTCAGAACGTGCGAAAGGGATTTGACGAAGGTCAGAAAACCTTGTGTTGAACATCAGCTGCACAGGTGTCTGGCACCGTGCTCCCACCAGGTGGACCCGGAAACTTACATCCGTGAGAGTATTGAGCCTTTGCGAAGATTTCTGAAAGGTGAAACACAGGAAACGTACAGGATGCTGGAAGAGAAGATGAAAAAACACGCGGCCATGCTGGATTTTGAGACGGCTGCCAAATACAGAGATCTTCTGTTCAACCTGCAGCATCTTTTGGAAGGTCAGGGTGTGGTGCTCGAGCCCTGGCGTAACTTAGATGTTGTGGCTAACAGCGGTAAGTGCTACGTGGTACTGCGTGTCAGGGGAGGAAACATCGTTGCCAAACTCGACTATACGCTCGATTCAGCAAAAATCGAGGACTTTCTCTTCCACTATTACATAGTGAACAAGAACGAACTGCCGAAACTTGTTCTGACGAAAAAGCCAATCAAGCTCGACATCGACGCTGAAATAAGACCCCCTGTGGACGAGGTAGAATTTGAGCTGATGAGAAAAGCGAGAGAAAATGCCATCATGAGCGCCCAGAAACTGGGGCTCAATCTTGGTGCACTCGAGCAGTTGAGGGATTTGCTCAAACTTTCAACCGTTCCAACCTTAGTCGAGGGATTCGATGTGGCACATTTGCAGGGACAACTCACCGTGGCTTCTGTTGTTGTGTTCAGGGATGGTTTTCCTGTAAAGTCACTCTACAGACATTACAGAATCTCCAACGTCTTCAACGATGATCTGGAGGCTCTCAAGAGCGTGATCAAGCGCAGGTATTCCAAGTACCCAGTGCCCGACCTGATCTTCGTAGACGGTGGTGTCGGTCAGGTTCGAGCTGTGGCGGACGCTCTGAAGGAAATTGGGCGAGAATGCGCCGTGGTTGGTTTGGCTAAATCTCGAGAGATCGTTTGTACTGTTGATGGGGAAATTCCCTTTCCCACGGATCACCCTGTGGTACGCTTGCTCGTTGCGATCAGAGATGAGGCACACAGATTCGCTAACATCTTTCACAGAAGATTGCGAGATCGGCAGTTGCTCGAATCTATCATAGAGACGATACCCATGATAGGACCAAAAAGGAGAAAGAAGTTGATGGAAAGGTTCTCGAGTGTTGAGCAAATCAAAGAAGCGTCCCTGGACGAACTCACAAAGATTCTTGGAAGTGCAAAGCTGGCAAAGTTACTCGTCTCAAGGATATGATTGGGGTGATGTCGGTGAAATCCATACTCTATTTGGCGACCCTCGTGGGTATACTTTGGTGCAGTCTCGGACTTTTGATGCTCGTAGGTTATTCACTCCTGAGCCATTTTTCACCGTTCTTGAACGATTTTCTCAATGTTTCTGTGAAAACTTCGAAGTGGTTCTTGGCGTTCGCACTGTTTTTCACAGTTTCTGGTCTTTGTACCTCTCTCTACGCCTTGGCGAGAGCGAACAGAGACAATTACATGGTTTTTCTTTCTTTCGCATTTTCCTCAAACGCATCTTCTATAGCCGTTCAGATCTACAGGATGGTCGCTAATGGGATCGGCTGGTGGGCCGCAGACCTTCTCGGGACTCACAGCGAAGTCAGTTTGGTGAAGTGGCTGTCGATCTTTTTGCTGCTGTTGTCCCTGATTCTCTTGTCGTTTCAATTCAGCTTGATAAGGATGGAGAGGCGTGCGCCATGAGAGTACTTGGGATCATCGTCGAGTACAATCCTTTCCATAACGGTCATCTGTATCACTTGACGCTGGCAAAGGAACTCGTAAAGCCAGATTATGTCGTGGCTGTGATGAGTGGCAATTTCTGTCAGAGAGGAGAACCAGCCATCATAGATAAGTTTGCTCGAACCGAAATCGCCCTGCTGAACGGAGTAGACTTGGTTCTCGAACTTCCTTTTGTTTACGCAGTTCAAGACGCGGGTGGCTTCGCGCGCGGTGCGGTGTGGTCGTTGCACAACACGAACGTGGTGACGGACATCGTTTTTGGTAGCGAATCGGCTGACTTATCCTTTCTTCAGAAGATCGCCGAGGTGATGGTAAAACAACCAGACCCATTCCCTACGTTGATGAGAGAAGAACTGAAGAAAGGGCATTCTTTCCCGAACGCGAGAAAGTACGCTTTGATGAGGTACTTCGACCTGACCAAGGAGATGGATCCGAAACAGGTTCTGAGAATAGAAAAATCGAACGACATACTCGGTGTGGAATACATCAGATCGTTGATGATTCTGGGCAGCCAAATAAAACCACACGTAATAAAGAGGGTTGGTGCGGAAGACAGAGACGAACGATTCCAGGGCAAGTTTTCGAGTGCGACGGCGATAAGAAAGTGCATATCGAACGGAGACTGGGAAAAAGTGGCCAAGGCATTGCCCGTGAATAGCCTCAGGGTCGTCTCGCGCGAACTGAACGAAGGTAGAGGGCCCGTTCTCCTACAGCATATGGAAACTCTGATTCTCTCAAAGTTGAGGCTTATGGATAGAGCCCAACTTCAAAGGCTTCACGGCTTCGATGAAGGACTGGACAAACGTTTCATCGATTGTGCATCGAAGGCAACGAGCTTAGAAGATTTCTTTGCGTGCGTTAAGAGCAGGCGCTTCACGTTGAGTAAGATCCGAAGGCTGTGCCTTTATGCTCTGTTCGATGTTACGAGCGATTTTGTGGAGAAGTCTAACACGTTTGGCCCACAGTATCTGAGGGTGTTGGGTTTTTCTGCGAAGGGCAGAGAACTCCTATCGAAGATGAAACGCGTTTCTCGTGTACCGATCATCTCGCTGTGCTCTCTGTACAGAAAAGTTTTGGATCAATCGATGAAAAAGCCTGAGCGGTTCCAGATCCATCCTGAGTTGTTCGAACAGCAACTGTTGTACGATATCAGGGCGACGTCGATATACTCTCTTTTGTTCCCAAAGCAATCCGAGCGGATAGGTGACAAGGATTTCAAAGTTCCACCGATCATGATCACTTAGGAGGAGAGAATTCGTGGGATTCGTACACGTTTACACTGGGAACGGTAAAGGTAAGACGAGCGCGGCTCTCGGCTTGGCCCTGAGAGCTCTTGGTCATGGGATGAGGGTGTACATCGCTCAGTTTCTGAAAGGGATGGACTACGGAGAGTTGCACTCTTTGAAGCGTTTCGAGAACGTTACTTTGGAAAGGTTTGGTAGGCCGAAGTTCATCCATGGAAAACCGGACGAAGAAGATGTGAGACTCGCGATGGAGGGTTTGAAGAGATGCCGAGAGGTCGTGAGTAGTGGTGAGTACGACATCGTTATAATGGATGAAGCGAACATCGCGGTGTTTCTTGGTTTGTTCAGCGT includes:
- a CDS encoding nucleotidyltransferase, whose protein sequence is MRVLGIIVEYNPFHNGHLYHLTLAKELVKPDYVVAVMSGNFCQRGEPAIIDKFARTEIALLNGVDLVLELPFVYAVQDAGGFARGAVWSLHNTNVVTDIVFGSESADLSFLQKIAEVMVKQPDPFPTLMREELKKGHSFPNARKYALMRYFDLTKEMDPKQVLRIEKSNDILGVEYIRSLMILGSQIKPHVIKRVGAEDRDERFQGKFSSATAIRKCISNGDWEKVAKALPVNSLRVVSRELNEGRGPVLLQHMETLILSKLRLMDRAQLQRLHGFDEGLDKRFIDCASKATSLEDFFACVKSRRFTLSKIRRLCLYALFDVTSDFVEKSNTFGPQYLRVLGFSAKGRELLSKMKRVSRVPIISLCSLYRKVLDQSMKKPERFQIHPELFEQQLLYDIRATSIYSLLFPKQSERIGDKDFKVPPIMIT
- a CDS encoding inorganic phosphate transporter translates to MIAFIAFVIGFIMALSIGANDVANSMSTAVGARAITARQAVMIAAVLEFLGAVMFGSHVATTITKGIVKVEFMNDPKVVLAGALAALLGSSVWILLATVWGMPVSTTHSIVGGMAGFGIASAGLHAVNWERMISIVISWVLSPIAGWLLAYVLFKIISHTILRRVHPASAMKKAIPVIVFATFFIVCLLFGLKTLKVSFDRSLTWSVIIASIASVFGVVLLHRLKSNSDEYEYVESVFKRLQIMTSCYVSFSHGANDVANAVGPLALVYWIISHGNVAQKVHVPLWLLAFGGLGISVGALSLGQQVMKTVGEEITQLNNSRGFCIDFSTASTVLLASVLGLPVSTTHVVVGSVVGVGMARGLELVNVGVLKNILISWFATVPVSALASAGFYFLIVRFI
- a CDS encoding alanyl-tRNA editing protein, with product MIKIKRLYEEGKDFFAVSDESPFYPDGKGGQLGDRGTIGPARVLFVKESGGEIHHKIDRPIEIGEYDFQIDLTRREDIAVQHSAQHILSAAFLKIAQAQTLSFHMGEESSTIDIDSPILTERTIEDVEDLANKIVRSHLNVEILIVDKDEAERMNLRKSISEKVGQNVRIVKIGDFDTAACGGFHVQNTGQIGIIKIIDWEKVKGTLTRVYFVAGARALKHFQKCIFVTKALQKALTCSLEDLGTRVESLIEKVKFLSSQLERLSQEHAEAIKNSLPGREISGYRVSFYEGFDGVAKALLKSHNADLMVCKVEEEFVLSSETLDCAQIVSKLKLVLNAPGGGGKKRGSVKANISMEEFLNALEKAMGVKE
- the uvrC gene encoding excinuclease ABC subunit UvrC, producing MDLRRKAELAPRKPGVYIFYGVGREYLYIGKAKDLRRRLMTYFSNSAHTRNTKVKALLEEAVDLDYLVVSSEKEALLLEASLIFQHKPKYNVMLKESEYYPYVEITKDDFPLVRIVRKRTVEGEYYGPYTNITLLRNLLDYLQQVYQFRTCERDLTKVRKPCVEHQLHRCLAPCSHQVDPETYIRESIEPLRRFLKGETQETYRMLEEKMKKHAAMLDFETAAKYRDLLFNLQHLLEGQGVVLEPWRNLDVVANSGKCYVVLRVRGGNIVAKLDYTLDSAKIEDFLFHYYIVNKNELPKLVLTKKPIKLDIDAEIRPPVDEVEFELMRKARENAIMSAQKLGLNLGALEQLRDLLKLSTVPTLVEGFDVAHLQGQLTVASVVVFRDGFPVKSLYRHYRISNVFNDDLEALKSVIKRRYSKYPVPDLIFVDGGVGQVRAVADALKEIGRECAVVGLAKSREIVCTVDGEIPFPTDHPVVRLLVAIRDEAHRFANIFHRRLRDRQLLESIIETIPMIGPKRRKKLMERFSSVEQIKEASLDELTKILGSAKLAKLLVSRI
- the cobO gene encoding cob(I)yrinic acid a,c-diamide adenosyltransferase codes for the protein MGFVHVYTGNGKGKTSAALGLALRALGHGMRVYIAQFLKGMDYGELHSLKRFENVTLERFGRPKFIHGKPDEEDVRLAMEGLKRCREVVSSGEYDIVIMDEANIAVFLGLFSVQDLLEVVSKRHERTEVIITGRYAPEELINVADLVTEMVEIKHYYSKGVQARKGIEY
- a CDS encoding DUF401 family protein, giving the protein MVVFSIIFSLALIMVVQRLAKILLLSMISGFGFFVFMNGAVRTAPIKLLFAALQDRSFLTLVPAIFFIYFLGEIMETSGDAEKMAQSVQKLFHGSRGAVVFIPSAIGLMPMPAGAMFTAPLVDYIGKDMSSLEKLMVNYWFRHCLEFFWPVYPAMYLLAGLTSMKVGVISLKLFPLFLVSFLFGWLYLNGLKLPKFNRLSRSEWKQLWPLILVLSVGLMILLFKMEGWLALLLVSSLYAIVRHEHVLEAVKRTLKRLDVVPVLLIVFMFKHAMVDFGLGERASQELTGFGLSSKLVAIVLPLLSGMSTGITHAAVGISYPVVVGMGGEEIGLLIYVFSVLGVLLSPVHLCLVLTLKYFRVDLSKTILRMLPLVLLTGLVGYLLYG
- a CDS encoding DUF47 domain-containing protein → MAKFIGKLFPPESPLKLLYDHAKLVEKATEQITVALEKFFRNEPLDELVQMVDQLEDEADEIKIRIREVYSRLKFVYFDRVDLLLILHDQDAVIDAVDDFVKLLFIYRFDKPLQKELMDMLFDLAEKVQDAVKFMVESVRELSKLVESAFSPVVASEENMLAQRVESDESGTDRLSLALAKKIFSLKNVLHPVDIMYLEKITRLLTRAADRAENVAERIRMIARS
- the feoB gene encoding ferrous iron transport protein B, which gives rise to MTIRVALCGNPNVGKTSLFNVLTGMRQYVANWPGVTVEIKEGVRNWKGHQLIVTDLPGTYSLLSVSMDERIARNFLLYNTPDVVAVVADALSLEQGLYLLLEVIELEVKAVLVVNAIDEARKSGINIDRQELSKHLKVPVVLTSAVTGEGIHELLDVIVATASTESKRILFSFSGEIEAAIQQLKSIIEAQIGESASRWFAIKYLEGDPETVQRLAELTIPPGSLKTQISKERYEHIRLIIKESVAATSKRLSLSEAIDHVMTHKFIGIPIFLAIMYLAFNFAFETVQPLSDLLDGFFTYLAETIKTRLGENIVSSMLADGIIAGVGSVLTFVPNIFALFFLLGVMEDSGYLPRAAFVMDRIMYTLKLSGRSFMSFLLGFGCSVPAVLSTRGIYDTRERIVTVLSVPFISCSARLPVYLLIASIFFPRNQGSVVFSIYLLSIFMAMMSSLVLNRIIFKGQRGFFVLELPRYRLPTLKNLALYTWLRGKHFLVKAGTIIFVASIVLWATMYFPDPHDVTNSFAAQIGRAISYVLKPLNFDWRASTALFFGVAAKEIIVSTFGMILGAEPGTLVERMSHLFDPLTAYSFIVFVMAYVPCLATLATIRSEIGTKYVIIAVIYSFFAAYLMALVVKTIGGVLL
- a CDS encoding FeoA family protein, which encodes MNLNKKGVKDVSLSDVPVGFEATIISVPNDSVGNRLLSIGFVPGSKIKVIMSAPLGDPRTYLVMGKMITLRNDEAKRITVTLENGIELLSDVTEGTWKIIHLFGGLHFQTKLRMMGIEPGKIVSVLSKGLVKTEKGVFKIGSGMARRILVRRDEA